One Sediminibacillus dalangtanensis genomic region harbors:
- a CDS encoding tripartite tricarboxylate transporter substrate binding protein has protein sequence MKKFIKVLLTMSVIFITAACSGNASGNDGYPNKNIEMVAPASPGGGWDLTARSLEKVLSEQDLVDKNINVVNKPGGGGEVGWKYLKSKDSHSLAVNSSLVLTNNLLEQSELTYEEFTPIATLATEWQALAVPADSPYKTASEFLEATKEDPSSVKIGVGPGLGNDDHLSLVQAASEFGINPAELNFLVYEGGGDVVTALLGGHVDAVTTSLSEVKDQHIAGKLKILAVSSDEPLEDIEDVPTWQDEGVDMVFPHWRGVMGPPDMTEDEIAYWDAKLGEMVQTEQWQQVLENNDWEDFYKNSEETKAFLQEQHDLYQRLVNDSGLLDN, from the coding sequence ATGAAAAAATTTATCAAGGTTCTTCTTACTATGTCCGTAATTTTTATAACAGCAGCATGTTCGGGGAATGCTTCCGGAAATGATGGATATCCCAATAAAAACATAGAGATGGTCGCTCCTGCTTCGCCGGGTGGAGGTTGGGATTTGACTGCCCGTTCGCTGGAGAAGGTGCTGTCGGAACAGGACTTGGTCGATAAAAATATCAATGTCGTCAACAAGCCGGGCGGTGGGGGTGAAGTCGGCTGGAAGTACTTAAAGTCGAAAGACTCCCACTCACTCGCTGTCAATTCCAGTCTTGTGCTTACCAATAATTTACTGGAACAAAGTGAATTAACATATGAAGAATTCACACCAATTGCCACGCTTGCGACCGAATGGCAGGCACTTGCTGTTCCTGCAGATTCTCCTTATAAAACAGCGTCCGAATTTCTAGAGGCTACAAAAGAGGATCCGAGTTCCGTGAAAATAGGAGTAGGCCCTGGACTAGGGAATGATGACCACTTATCACTTGTACAAGCAGCGAGTGAATTCGGGATCAATCCAGCGGAGCTTAATTTCCTTGTCTACGAGGGGGGAGGAGATGTCGTAACCGCATTGCTTGGAGGCCATGTTGATGCAGTGACAACCTCACTGTCAGAAGTGAAGGATCAACATATAGCTGGAAAGCTTAAAATATTGGCTGTTTCTTCGGATGAACCGCTTGAAGACATTGAGGATGTGCCGACTTGGCAGGATGAAGGCGTGGATATGGTCTTCCCACACTGGAGAGGGGTAATGGGACCACCTGATATGACAGAGGACGAGATTGCCTATTGGGATGCAAAACTGGGAGAAATGGTCCAAACAGAACAATGGCAGCAGGTCCTCGAAAATAATGATTGGGAGGATTTTTACAAAAATAGCGAGGAAACAAAAGCATTTTTACAGGAACAGCATGACTTGTATCAACGCTTAGTAAATGATTCTGGTTTGCTTGATAACTAA
- a CDS encoding response regulator, which produces MLQVIIAEDDFRVAQIHEAFLEKVPGMKLVGKAVNAKETLQLLSEYAVDLILLDVYMPDQLGTDLLHRIRESYPMIDIMMITAATDKAYLEKSLSYGVQDYLIKPVTMEQFQQSMQKYKKKKEIIQSTKEVDEELLQEVFGSKNEQKSTATLPTGIDYRTLEKVKEILSIEQNGITSEQAAEKIGASRTTARRYLEYLVGKNEAVVEQMYGIVGRPERRYSTTK; this is translated from the coding sequence ATGTTACAGGTGATCATTGCGGAGGATGATTTTCGGGTAGCACAAATCCATGAAGCATTTCTGGAAAAAGTACCGGGCATGAAACTGGTCGGTAAAGCTGTTAATGCCAAGGAAACGTTGCAACTACTCAGTGAGTATGCTGTCGACTTGATTCTACTGGATGTTTACATGCCAGATCAGTTAGGAACAGACTTACTTCATCGTATACGGGAAAGCTATCCGATGATAGACATCATGATGATTACGGCTGCAACAGACAAAGCATATTTGGAAAAATCGTTAAGCTATGGGGTACAGGATTATTTGATCAAACCGGTAACAATGGAACAATTTCAACAATCGATGCAAAAATATAAAAAGAAAAAAGAAATAATCCAATCGACAAAGGAAGTCGATGAAGAACTACTGCAGGAAGTGTTTGGTTCCAAAAACGAGCAAAAAAGTACGGCCACCCTCCCAACCGGCATCGATTATCGTACGCTGGAAAAGGTAAAAGAAATACTTTCCATCGAACAAAACGGGATCACTTCCGAGCAGGCAGCTGAAAAGATTGGTGCTTCACGGACAACTGCAAGAAGGTATTTGGAATATTTAGTGGGCAAAAATGAAGCAGTTGTTGAACAAATGTATGGAATTGTCGGACGTCCCGAGCGACGGTATTCTACCACAAAATAA
- a CDS encoding ATP-binding protein, which produces MRNRLQVSLHIKILGLVGTLLLLVISLITFMVGYMESREDVANAESLALQTAKTISYMPGVQDAFRSGATLEEMKQLTEQIREEAGASIITIMDRTGRVIGTAKDETVAIEENVTASEKDLYQAIVFGSSYVFETGNEEGEVLKGVAPVTIDYDDYKKVEGVVTVDFPMKAIHNEILSDISKIVLAAGLVFLLGIAGSFLLAKSIRKDTLGLEPFEISALYREREAVLQSVKEGIVAIDHQGVITTMNVAAKDLLDIRREEVIEKNIMDVIPSQELIKRIQSLKKTINKELEYKDKIIIVNTRPLMENGRKTGTVASFRDKTEIKKMVDALSEVRQYSEDLRAQAHEFTGKLHAILGFIQLGKRQEAIELIQNEANLQEQVSEMFFSQIRDEKVQAILLGKFAKASEKKISFKVEEGSSLAPLPEHIPLSPLIVILGNLINNAFDAVRECDSPEVSFFVTDLGNDIIFEIADNGTGLDKGAEHQIFDRGYSRKGTNRGDGLANVKEEVYSQNGAIEVNSSPGMGTVFTVVIPKLIHENNKRVGG; this is translated from the coding sequence ATGAGAAACCGATTGCAAGTCTCACTCCATATCAAAATTCTGGGTTTGGTAGGAACCCTTCTATTACTTGTCATTAGTCTGATTACCTTTATGGTAGGCTATATGGAATCCCGGGAAGATGTAGCCAATGCGGAAAGCTTGGCTTTGCAAACGGCTAAAACGATTTCGTACATGCCTGGTGTTCAGGATGCCTTCCGCTCTGGAGCTACTTTGGAAGAAATGAAGCAGTTGACAGAACAAATCAGAGAAGAGGCCGGTGCATCGATTATTACTATAATGGATCGTACAGGACGGGTTATAGGGACGGCAAAGGATGAAACAGTTGCTATCGAGGAAAATGTAACCGCTTCCGAAAAAGATTTATATCAGGCGATTGTTTTCGGGAGCAGTTACGTTTTTGAAACAGGAAATGAAGAAGGCGAGGTCTTAAAGGGAGTTGCACCGGTTACAATCGATTACGACGATTATAAAAAGGTTGAGGGCGTTGTCACGGTGGATTTTCCAATGAAAGCGATCCACAACGAGATTTTGTCCGATATTTCTAAAATTGTACTTGCTGCCGGATTGGTTTTTCTGCTGGGTATTGCCGGAAGCTTTCTGTTGGCCAAAAGCATCCGTAAAGATACATTGGGATTGGAGCCGTTTGAGATTTCGGCTTTATATAGAGAGCGGGAAGCCGTCTTGCAGTCTGTCAAAGAAGGCATTGTTGCGATAGATCATCAAGGAGTAATTACAACGATGAATGTGGCTGCGAAAGATTTGCTGGATATTCGAAGAGAAGAGGTAATTGAAAAGAACATCATGGATGTTATCCCTTCTCAGGAATTAATCAAGAGGATCCAGTCACTGAAAAAAACGATCAATAAGGAACTGGAATACAAGGATAAAATCATCATTGTTAATACAAGACCATTAATGGAGAATGGACGAAAGACGGGAACTGTTGCAAGCTTCCGAGATAAAACTGAGATAAAAAAGATGGTGGATGCTCTTTCAGAGGTCAGGCAGTATTCCGAGGATCTCCGTGCCCAGGCACATGAATTTACAGGTAAGCTACATGCTATTCTAGGATTTATCCAACTGGGTAAAAGGCAGGAAGCGATTGAATTGATTCAGAATGAGGCGAATTTACAGGAACAGGTCTCAGAAATGTTTTTTTCACAGATTCGCGATGAAAAAGTACAGGCTATATTATTGGGTAAATTTGCAAAGGCATCCGAAAAAAAGATTAGCTTTAAAGTAGAAGAGGGAAGTTCACTAGCCCCTCTGCCAGAGCATATTCCATTATCACCGTTGATTGTGATATTGGGAAATCTTATCAACAATGCATTTGATGCAGTGAGGGAGTGTGATTCTCCAGAGGTTTCATTCTTTGTCACTGATTTAGGAAATGATATTATATTTGAAATAGCTGACAACGGAACTGGATTGGACAAAGGGGCTGAACACCAAATATTTGATCGAGGTTATTCAAGAAAGGGCACAAACAGGGGGGATGGTCTGGCAAATGTGAAAGAGGAGGTTTATTCACAAAATGGAGCGATTGAAGTAAATAGCAGTCCTGGTATGGGTACAGTATTTACGGTGGTTATTCCGAAGCTAATTCATGAAAATAACAAGAGGGTAGGGGGATGA
- a CDS encoding ABC transporter substrate-binding protein produces the protein MKKWLLIVCAGLLAVLSACSSGSADNTNAEGKVELDFWTFWGSETRRPMIEKLIEDFNNSQDEIVVKHTYVPWGDIWTKNLAAIAAGDPPDVIVNDIRTVKIRASNNQVEDMSKWVDDDLKDSFYPHLWDAVTYKDKAYALPFTTDTRMLFYNKDAFREAGLDPEKPPRTWEELKEYSDKLTVKNADGGYEQVGYYPNWGNFTTHDWMINADDGKGLMEGGEPTINTPAKKEAIQWMYDWKQELGSEAVQNMKAEFGNEQQDPFISGKVAMWAEIGTFYKQLEEFGGDLDYGVATMPAYNEDTKPWSTGGGFVMEIPKGAKNPEASMKFIKYLTDVEAQTYWGENNFDNIANKEATKQITENLDGKGAEIFQKSMESLEYTYLSITPPEYPEYENLVNPLIDDALNGKISVEEALDQAQKDVENSEQ, from the coding sequence ATGAAAAAGTGGCTGTTGATTGTTTGTGCCGGCTTGCTGGCTGTGCTGTCTGCCTGCAGCTCCGGAAGCGCTGACAATACAAACGCAGAAGGAAAAGTAGAGCTTGATTTTTGGACATTTTGGGGATCGGAGACAAGGCGCCCGATGATCGAAAAACTGATTGAGGACTTCAACAATTCCCAGGATGAAATAGTAGTCAAACATACATATGTACCGTGGGGAGATATTTGGACGAAAAACCTGGCAGCGATTGCTGCAGGGGATCCGCCTGATGTTATTGTCAATGATATCAGAACGGTAAAAATCAGAGCCTCTAACAACCAGGTAGAGGATATGAGTAAATGGGTCGATGACGATTTAAAAGACAGTTTCTATCCGCATCTATGGGATGCCGTGACATACAAGGACAAAGCATATGCCCTGCCTTTCACTACTGATACTAGAATGCTTTTTTATAACAAGGATGCTTTTCGTGAAGCAGGACTTGATCCGGAAAAACCACCCCGCACTTGGGAAGAACTCAAAGAATACTCCGACAAACTCACCGTCAAAAATGCTGACGGCGGATACGAACAAGTCGGTTATTACCCGAACTGGGGAAACTTCACCACCCATGATTGGATGATTAATGCCGACGACGGAAAAGGCTTGATGGAAGGCGGAGAACCGACCATCAACACCCCTGCTAAAAAAGAAGCCATCCAATGGATGTACGATTGGAAACAGGAACTTGGTTCTGAGGCCGTCCAAAATATGAAAGCGGAATTCGGCAATGAACAGCAGGATCCGTTTATATCCGGAAAGGTTGCGATGTGGGCAGAAATCGGTACGTTCTATAAGCAACTAGAGGAGTTCGGCGGCGACCTGGATTACGGGGTAGCGACGATGCCTGCTTATAACGAAGATACAAAACCATGGAGTACTGGCGGAGGATTTGTCATGGAAATACCGAAAGGCGCCAAAAACCCGGAAGCTTCCATGAAATTCATTAAATACTTAACGGATGTCGAAGCACAAACCTACTGGGGTGAAAATAACTTCGACAACATTGCCAATAAAGAAGCTACAAAACAAATCACGGAGAACCTGGATGGCAAAGGGGCCGAGATTTTCCAAAAATCGATGGAAAGCCTGGAATACACGTACTTGTCGATTACTCCACCAGAGTATCCGGAATACGAAAATCTGGTCAATCCGCTTATCGACGATGCGCTCAATGGAAAAATTTCCGTTGAGGAAGCACTCGATCAAGCACAAAAAGATGTAGAAAATTCCGAGCAATAG
- a CDS encoding carbohydrate ABC transporter permease, which produces MSLKENIWGYIFIAPWIIGFLGLTLGPLLFSLVTSFTDYNVTSQMNFTGFDNYKRMFTMDPLFWTSLYNTVYFVVFSVPLTTAGAVIVAMLLNQKMKGIKIFRTIYYLPAVLSGVAVYFLWMQLLSPSTGLVNTVLAWFGIDGPAWLFEPEWTKPALVMMKMWSVGGGMLLYLAVMQGVPKAMYEAAELDGAGSIRKFFHITLPMITPIIFFDMVTSTIGAFQIFQEAYVMTDSGEGGPSNSLLFYNLHMWNNAFEIFNMGYASAMAWVLFIIVMILTFLHFKLSKKWVYYESGDQK; this is translated from the coding sequence TTGTCGCTGAAAGAAAATATTTGGGGCTATATCTTTATTGCTCCCTGGATTATCGGTTTTCTCGGGCTTACTCTTGGCCCCCTGCTGTTCTCATTAGTAACCAGTTTCACCGATTATAATGTTACCTCCCAGATGAATTTTACCGGCTTCGACAATTACAAGCGGATGTTTACCATGGATCCATTATTTTGGACCTCCCTGTATAATACCGTCTATTTTGTGGTATTCTCTGTTCCATTGACCACGGCCGGCGCTGTCATTGTTGCCATGCTGCTTAACCAAAAAATGAAGGGCATTAAAATTTTTCGTACGATTTATTATTTACCCGCTGTTTTATCTGGAGTCGCCGTCTACTTTTTGTGGATGCAGCTACTCAGCCCATCTACAGGTCTGGTCAATACAGTCCTTGCCTGGTTTGGCATTGATGGACCTGCCTGGTTGTTTGAACCGGAATGGACCAAACCAGCGCTCGTCATGATGAAAATGTGGAGTGTTGGCGGCGGCATGCTGCTTTATCTGGCAGTCATGCAAGGCGTGCCAAAAGCGATGTATGAGGCCGCAGAATTGGATGGAGCCGGATCAATCCGCAAGTTTTTCCATATTACACTACCCATGATTACACCGATCATTTTCTTCGATATGGTGACATCGACAATCGGTGCCTTTCAAATTTTCCAGGAAGCTTATGTCATGACCGACAGCGGCGAAGGCGGTCCTTCCAATTCCTTGTTATTCTACAATCTTCATATGTGGAACAACGCATTTGAAATTTTCAATATGGGATATGCGTCAGCAATGGCCTGGGTGCTATTTATCATTGTCATGATTCTGACCTTCCTTCATTTCAAATTGAGTAAGAAGTGGGTTTACTATGAAAGCGGGGATCAAAAGTGA
- a CDS encoding carbohydrate ABC transporter permease — translation MIGSKKKRITKKTLIYLILIGGSLIILSPVWWMIATSLKTPQEIAQYPPSFWPDSFRFSNYLEAWQTAPFTRWTLNTLLISGLSTIGSVFANAFIAYGFAVIKFKGKNLLFGIVMATMLIPGFVTLVPQYIIFAKIGWVNTYLPLIVPSFLGSAFFIFLIRQFMRTIPKDMVEAAKMDGANHFQIWWRIMLPQIKPALITVAIFSFNGSWNDLLGPLLYLNDENLYTLQIGLQTFKGTVSTQWNYLMAMSTTVLLPIILLFFYFQRYFIEGSNLTGGQKF, via the coding sequence ATGATTGGCAGCAAGAAAAAACGGATAACCAAGAAAACGTTGATCTATCTGATTTTAATCGGCGGCAGCCTGATTATCCTGTCTCCAGTATGGTGGATGATCGCGACTTCTTTGAAAACACCACAGGAAATCGCCCAGTACCCGCCAAGCTTTTGGCCGGACAGTTTCCGGTTCAGTAACTATCTGGAAGCATGGCAGACAGCCCCTTTTACCCGCTGGACATTGAATACCCTGCTTATCTCGGGTCTTTCAACGATAGGCAGTGTATTTGCCAATGCGTTTATTGCTTATGGCTTTGCCGTCATAAAATTCAAGGGGAAGAATTTGTTGTTTGGTATCGTCATGGCAACAATGCTGATCCCCGGCTTTGTCACATTGGTTCCGCAGTATATCATTTTCGCTAAAATCGGCTGGGTAAACACATACCTTCCACTGATCGTGCCGTCTTTTCTGGGCAGCGCATTTTTTATTTTCCTGATCAGGCAATTCATGCGGACCATCCCGAAAGATATGGTGGAAGCAGCAAAAATGGATGGCGCCAACCATTTTCAAATTTGGTGGAGGATCATGCTGCCACAAATTAAACCAGCGTTAATTACCGTAGCCATTTTCTCCTTCAATGGCTCCTGGAATGATTTGCTTGGTCCGCTGCTCTACCTGAATGATGAAAATCTGTACACCCTGCAAATTGGACTGCAAACATTTAAAGGAACGGTTTCCACCCAGTGGAACTACTTAATGGCGATGTCTACCACCGTTCTTTTGCCGATCATTCTATTGTTCTTTTATTTTCAACGCTACTTTATCGAAGGCTCGAATCTTACCGGCGGGCAGAAGTTCTAA
- a CDS encoding energy-coupling factor transporter transmembrane component T family protein yields MLWEFSYKETWLHKINPSFKLVLVFLLCIQVLFIHNLNFIINYMLAVLVLYLCFTGHPCKRLLLISVPFIILFLTSSTSMIFFGKGEETWFEWGLVHITEESFFRGLHIGVRGLIFAVLGVVFALTTRPVYLFYSLMQQLKLRPKYAYSFMAAVQLIPIMVEEMQNRRHALKVRGLQYGTGFGGFIEKFRLYSIPLLSQSIRRAHRLAVAMEAKSFQGSANRTFYYKMGFSWLDTIFLLYFIIFISASYLLAIYFPYFPAADVRFN; encoded by the coding sequence ATGCTATGGGAATTTTCCTATAAAGAAACCTGGCTTCATAAAATCAATCCAAGTTTTAAACTGGTGTTAGTTTTCCTGCTTTGTATCCAGGTACTCTTTATCCATAATCTAAATTTTATCATTAATTATATGTTGGCTGTACTAGTACTTTATCTATGCTTTACAGGACATCCATGTAAGCGGCTGTTACTTATTTCTGTTCCATTTATCATCCTGTTTTTGACTTCTTCCACCTCGATGATTTTTTTCGGAAAAGGGGAGGAAACGTGGTTTGAGTGGGGTTTGGTTCATATTACGGAAGAAAGCTTTTTTAGAGGGCTCCATATCGGTGTACGTGGACTTATATTTGCCGTGTTGGGGGTAGTTTTTGCGCTGACAACGAGACCGGTGTATTTGTTTTATTCCTTGATGCAGCAACTGAAGTTAAGGCCGAAATATGCATACAGTTTTATGGCAGCAGTTCAGTTGATCCCTATCATGGTTGAAGAGATGCAAAATCGGCGACATGCATTGAAAGTACGGGGATTACAATACGGGACCGGGTTTGGGGGTTTTATTGAAAAATTCCGTCTTTACTCGATTCCGCTGCTTTCTCAAAGTATTCGAAGGGCCCATCGTCTTGCGGTGGCCATGGAGGCAAAAAGTTTTCAGGGATCAGCGAACCGGACTTTTTATTACAAAATGGGGTTCTCCTGGTTAGATACCATATTCCTGTTATACTTCATCATATTCATCTCTGCATCTTATCTGTTGGCGATATACTTCCCTTATTTTCCTGCTGCAGATGTTCGTTTTAACTAA
- a CDS encoding ABC transporter ATP-binding protein, producing the protein MTTVSSVKNLRLKFPGNDSMLLKDFSISFEQGEKVLLLGPSGAGKSTLLQVLAGLIPKSIDVPVKADQWTIPESWGFLFQDPDTQFCMPYVDEEIAFVLENLKIPQAQMNDQIHYYLHQVGLKLDSIHTNIQTLSGGMKQRLAIASILALQPEVLFLDEPTALLDPDGTSQVWKTIKDIGTDKTVIIVEHKIDEVVDYVDRVVLFNAQGELLGDGPKDVIFQQYKQTLYKQGIWYSGIWDDYLQGSRPSKPDISNIRKIPVLSLNQFSGFRGKNKRVEVDHADIYSGEWIAVLGENGAGKTTLLQSLMDLIKTSGSYHVFGKNTKKIKRLSDFVSFVFQNPELQFVTNSVYDELAYTLRILGWDAGKIDHRVYHLLQLFHLDTYKTQHPYQLSMGQKRRLSVAVALAQNQPILLLDEPTFGQDAVNTFAILEELERLRREGTTIVMATHDGQIVRNFASRCWYIENGRMTKDVAAQEYTDIYPSYVL; encoded by the coding sequence ATGACTACTGTTTCCAGTGTGAAAAACTTGCGTTTGAAGTTTCCAGGGAATGATTCTATGCTGTTAAAAGATTTTTCGATTTCTTTTGAACAGGGAGAAAAAGTACTGTTGTTAGGCCCATCCGGTGCTGGTAAATCTACGCTTTTGCAAGTACTCGCTGGATTGATTCCCAAATCCATTGATGTACCGGTAAAAGCAGATCAATGGACGATACCGGAAAGCTGGGGTTTTTTATTTCAAGATCCAGATACACAATTTTGTATGCCTTATGTAGATGAGGAAATTGCGTTCGTTCTTGAAAACTTAAAAATCCCGCAAGCCCAGATGAATGATCAAATACATTATTATTTACATCAAGTCGGCCTGAAACTTGATTCGATTCATACTAATATCCAAACACTTTCTGGTGGGATGAAGCAGCGATTAGCAATTGCTTCGATACTGGCTCTTCAGCCGGAAGTGCTATTTTTAGACGAACCAACCGCGTTGCTTGACCCGGATGGAACCAGCCAGGTTTGGAAAACAATTAAGGATATAGGAACAGATAAAACGGTGATCATTGTAGAGCACAAAATAGATGAAGTGGTTGATTATGTTGATCGTGTCGTTCTTTTTAATGCGCAAGGTGAACTCCTTGGGGATGGTCCAAAGGATGTTATTTTTCAACAGTATAAACAGACTCTTTACAAACAAGGGATATGGTACTCAGGGATATGGGACGATTATCTGCAAGGCAGTCGCCCCAGCAAGCCGGATATCTCTAATATCAGGAAAATACCAGTCCTTTCATTGAATCAATTTTCCGGGTTCAGGGGCAAGAACAAAAGAGTCGAAGTAGATCATGCCGACATTTATTCCGGTGAATGGATAGCGGTATTGGGTGAAAATGGAGCTGGAAAAACGACCCTGCTTCAATCCTTGATGGATTTAATAAAAACGAGCGGCTCCTATCATGTCTTTGGAAAGAATACAAAGAAAATAAAACGTCTTTCCGATTTTGTGTCATTTGTTTTCCAGAATCCCGAATTACAATTTGTAACGAATTCCGTTTACGACGAGTTAGCTTATACATTGCGGATACTAGGTTGGGATGCAGGAAAGATTGATCACCGGGTTTACCATTTGCTGCAGTTATTTCATTTAGATACTTATAAAACCCAACATCCTTATCAACTTTCCATGGGGCAAAAGCGAAGATTGAGTGTCGCAGTAGCACTAGCCCAAAACCAGCCGATTTTGCTTTTGGATGAGCCTACGTTTGGTCAAGATGCAGTCAACACATTTGCAATATTGGAAGAGTTAGAGCGGTTACGAAGAGAAGGTACTACTATCGTGATGGCAACCCATGACGGGCAAATTGTAAGGAATTTTGCCAGTAGATGCTGGTATATAGAAAATGGCAGGATGACGAAAGATGTTGCTGCACAAGAATATACCGACATTTATCCTTCCTATGTCTTGTAA
- a CDS encoding ECF transporter S component, with translation MSKGLKLTDLLVTIIVAIIFGIIYKLWGPLYGVLSTFGLQVEQLIYGMWFIAAIVAFLIIRKPGVALLAEVAAAHGEFIFGGEWGISTLLFGIGQGLAAELIFAVFRYKRYDLFVVCLAGIASGFASLGIDYFYGYINDLALWNFLLMVGFRLLSSVIIAGMVGYTIVQALEKTGVTSLVRQASIEDYKALE, from the coding sequence ATGAGTAAAGGGTTGAAATTGACAGATTTGTTGGTAACGATTATTGTCGCAATTATTTTCGGGATCATTTATAAATTATGGGGACCTTTATATGGGGTGCTCTCCACCTTTGGTCTCCAAGTAGAACAGCTGATTTATGGTATGTGGTTTATTGCAGCCATAGTTGCGTTTCTGATTATTCGAAAACCAGGTGTAGCTTTGCTTGCTGAGGTGGCGGCTGCTCATGGTGAATTTATTTTTGGTGGGGAATGGGGAATATCCACCCTATTATTTGGTATTGGCCAGGGATTAGCTGCGGAACTAATCTTTGCTGTCTTTCGTTACAAGCGTTACGACTTGTTCGTTGTATGTCTAGCAGGTATTGCCTCAGGATTTGCTTCGCTTGGTATTGATTATTTTTACGGTTATATCAATGATTTGGCGCTATGGAATTTCTTGTTGATGGTCGGCTTCCGATTACTCAGTTCCGTTATTATCGCTGGTATGGTCGGTTACACAATTGTCCAAGCGTTGGAAAAAACAGGGGTTACCAGCTTGGTTCGCCAAGCCTCAATAGAAGATTATAAGGCCTTGGAGTAG
- a CDS encoding SIS domain-containing protein, whose amino-acid sequence MLANYFEKVHSLLQVIEEKEFTALREAAEKISASLQNDGVIHLFGCGHSHILTEEVYYRAGGLVPVHPILHEPLMLHEGAVRSSTLERKNDYAAKFMEEQDIRQGDIMVVLSTSGRNPVPVDVAGIAKEKGAFVIGITSIQYSQSQPSRHTSGKHLFDAVDFVIDNHAPVGDALLSHPEVQVNFAPSSTVIGAAIINGLFAEAIKRMSEDGFQPPVFLSGNIEGADEHNQQLIEKYSDRVTL is encoded by the coding sequence ATGTTAGCCAATTACTTTGAAAAGGTTCATTCTCTGTTACAAGTAATCGAAGAAAAAGAGTTTACAGCTTTGCGCGAGGCTGCTGAAAAAATTTCTGCCTCGCTGCAGAACGATGGAGTGATCCACTTGTTTGGGTGTGGCCATTCGCATATTTTGACGGAAGAGGTTTATTATCGTGCAGGTGGACTAGTCCCCGTGCATCCGATCCTTCATGAACCGTTGATGCTGCACGAAGGAGCAGTCCGTTCTTCTACGTTGGAAAGAAAGAATGACTATGCAGCAAAGTTCATGGAGGAGCAGGACATCCGCCAAGGAGATATCATGGTGGTGTTGTCTACCTCTGGACGCAATCCGGTACCCGTTGACGTTGCGGGGATTGCCAAAGAGAAAGGCGCCTTTGTCATCGGAATCACCTCGATACAGTATTCACAAAGCCAGCCATCACGCCATACAAGTGGCAAGCATTTGTTTGATGCGGTGGATTTTGTGATTGATAATCATGCTCCGGTTGGAGATGCACTGCTTAGCCACCCGGAGGTACAAGTGAATTTCGCACCGAGCTCAACGGTGATTGGAGCTGCTATTATTAATGGATTATTTGCGGAAGCTATTAAACGGATGTCGGAGGATGGCTTTCAGCCGCCTGTCTTTTTAAGCGGTAACATAGAAGGCGCTGATGAGCATAACCAGCAGTTGATTGAAAAATACTCGGATCGGGTAACGTTATAG
- a CDS encoding creatininase family protein, protein MKFQYQNSYNIKEEIERSKIAILPVGAVEAHGPHLPLGTDNFLAERLSDKLAEVVNGLVLPTLPYGQVWSLRQFPGSITVSNRSLISYINDIGESLYRQGIKVFAMVNGHLGNGTALKEAARELYETCPKMKVLYLFYPGMNKAAEEVRETPSSHGTYFHACEIETSYMLYLAPELVEMEKAINDIPDIPLSADVTPTPWEEFTETAVLGDATLATEDKGIYIIDIALKNMVQLIEAAKQETEQN, encoded by the coding sequence GTGAAGTTTCAATATCAAAACTCCTATAACATTAAAGAAGAAATCGAGCGTTCCAAAATTGCGATTCTTCCGGTTGGAGCAGTGGAAGCGCATGGTCCGCATTTGCCGCTCGGAACCGATAACTTTTTGGCTGAACGGCTGTCGGACAAGCTTGCTGAAGTGGTAAATGGCTTGGTTTTGCCAACGTTGCCGTATGGACAAGTATGGAGTCTGCGTCAATTTCCTGGTAGCATCACCGTCAGCAATCGTTCCCTGATCAGCTATATTAACGATATCGGCGAAAGCCTTTATCGACAGGGTATTAAGGTCTTTGCCATGGTGAACGGCCATTTGGGCAATGGAACAGCTTTGAAAGAAGCTGCTCGTGAATTGTATGAAACATGCCCGAAAATGAAAGTGTTGTATTTATTTTATCCGGGCATGAATAAGGCGGCAGAAGAAGTGAGGGAAACACCGTCCTCCCATGGCACCTATTTCCATGCCTGTGAAATAGAGACTTCCTATATGTTGTATCTTGCCCCGGAACTGGTAGAAATGGAGAAGGCGATCAATGATATTCCTGATATTCCGTTGAGTGCAGATGTCACGCCTACCCCTTGGGAGGAATTCACGGAAACCGCTGTATTAGGGGATGCCACCCTGGCGACAGAGGATAAGGGGATTTATATAATTGATATCGCCTTAAAAAACATGGTTCAATTAATAGAAGCGGCTAAACAGGAGACAGAACAAAACTAG